In a single window of the Desulfomonilaceae bacterium genome:
- a CDS encoding ABC transporter substrate-binding protein encodes MTRLFKQSLAFSISMMFFSGTFGISSLASAFQESPMLSQAVKNGQLPPIDKRLPANPVVIKPFEMTGMYGGIWRRAYTGVSDLNETRKILYDPLVRWSPEFKVVPNLCVNWEIQDQGRVYVLKLVQGVKWSDGAPFTADDILFAVNDTLLDKELTSSAPGWLAPGGDEPKVTKLDDWTVRFEYKNPYGLFLENLACPEGMTLVTRPKHFLSKFHKKYAKPEELERILKEKKASSWNKIFNEFINIRQGLFVSTDLPTILAWKTKVPAPGKRFVMERNPYYWKVDEKGNQLPYIDTLATELLAEANMVLLKAVAGEIDMQANHLGGMSNSILLLAQLGTGNFKLVPKISTASVGLLLAPNLNHQDPVVRKIIGDKRFRIALSHAIRRSEINDILFRGKGTPRQAAPLKQSGYYSASYENAHLEYDLDAANKMLDDMGLKVGADGWRQRPDGQRLQLCLDVMASIQSWVDAAEILTSDFKKIKIDTAVKSETRELFRQRTQTCAHDIALWPGDGGLECLLEPRWYFPYNSESLQAPLYAQWYQSRGNQGEEPPPEIKKMMETFDKIVHTAENQKKKELFDQILAANEENLYVIGMVYQPPDYYVVAPNMKNVPATDFQSWIYPNPGPIHPEQFFYDKQR; translated from the coding sequence ATGACGAGATTGTTCAAACAGAGTCTAGCTTTCTCTATCTCTATGATGTTCTTTTCAGGGACCTTCGGAATTTCCAGCCTGGCATCAGCATTCCAGGAATCCCCTATGCTTTCCCAGGCCGTAAAAAATGGCCAACTGCCCCCAATAGACAAGAGGCTTCCAGCCAATCCTGTTGTAATAAAACCGTTTGAGATGACCGGCATGTACGGAGGTATATGGAGACGGGCATACACAGGCGTATCCGATCTGAATGAAACCAGAAAGATTTTGTATGATCCACTGGTTCGTTGGAGCCCGGAGTTTAAGGTAGTCCCCAATCTTTGCGTGAACTGGGAAATACAGGATCAGGGTAGAGTCTACGTGCTCAAACTGGTTCAAGGGGTGAAGTGGTCTGATGGAGCCCCGTTCACCGCTGATGACATCCTGTTTGCCGTCAACGACACTCTGTTAGACAAGGAACTCACTTCCTCGGCTCCCGGCTGGTTGGCCCCCGGGGGAGATGAGCCTAAAGTGACCAAGCTCGATGATTGGACAGTTCGTTTTGAATACAAGAATCCATACGGACTCTTTCTAGAAAATCTCGCCTGTCCTGAAGGCATGACTCTTGTTACAAGACCCAAGCATTTCCTTTCAAAATTCCACAAAAAATACGCCAAACCAGAAGAGCTGGAACGGATACTAAAAGAAAAAAAGGCGTCTTCCTGGAATAAAATATTTAATGAATTCATTAACATCCGACAAGGGCTTTTCGTGTCCACGGATCTGCCGACTATTCTAGCGTGGAAAACCAAAGTTCCCGCCCCTGGAAAACGTTTTGTCATGGAAAGAAACCCTTATTACTGGAAAGTTGATGAAAAGGGTAATCAGCTTCCCTATATTGACACTCTCGCCACTGAGCTGCTTGCTGAGGCCAATATGGTGCTGCTAAAAGCTGTGGCTGGTGAGATTGACATGCAGGCCAATCATTTGGGTGGAATGTCCAACAGTATACTTCTGCTGGCTCAATTAGGAACCGGCAACTTTAAACTCGTTCCTAAAATATCTACGGCCTCCGTAGGTTTGTTGCTTGCGCCTAATCTCAATCATCAGGATCCAGTGGTAAGAAAAATTATTGGGGACAAAAGGTTTCGTATTGCTCTTTCACATGCTATCAGGCGCTCTGAAATCAACGACATACTGTTCAGGGGCAAAGGCACTCCTCGTCAGGCGGCGCCACTTAAGCAATCTGGCTATTACAGCGCATCGTATGAAAACGCTCACTTGGAGTATGATCTTGATGCGGCGAACAAAATGCTAGATGACATGGGACTTAAAGTGGGCGCTGACGGCTGGCGTCAGAGACCGGATGGTCAACGTTTACAACTGTGCCTTGATGTAATGGCCTCAATTCAGAGCTGGGTAGACGCGGCGGAAATTCTCACCTCTGATTTTAAGAAAATCAAAATAGACACCGCAGTAAAGTCGGAAACCAGAGAACTATTTCGACAAAGAACTCAAACCTGCGCTCACGACATAGCTTTGTGGCCAGGAGACGGTGGCTTGGAATGCCTCCTTGAGCCAAGATGGTATTTTCCTTACAACTCAGAAAGCCTGCAGGCTCCCTTGTACGCTCAGTGGTACCAAAGTCGAGGCAACCAGGGCGAAGAACCTCCCCCTGAAATCAAGAAAATGATGGAGACTTTCGACAAGATCGTTCATACGGCGGAAAATCAGAAGAAAAAGGAGTTGTTTGATCAGATCTTGGCAGCGAACGAAGAAAATCTCTATGTGATAGGGATGGTTTATCAGCCACCCGATTATTATGTGGTAGCGCCTAATATGAAGAATGTGCCTGCTACCGATTTTCAAAGTTGGATTTACCCTAATCCTGGACCAATACATCCTGAACAGTTTTTCTACGACAAACAAAGGTGA
- a CDS encoding sigma 54-interacting transcriptional regulator, whose product MSELTTDNPANPDFKDPFAEYPDSIRSALWGKGNLESFKRGARILEPGETPHDVSFLVSGKAQVLVREPNNPDILVDILSAGELIGEISFLTGLPNPNNSEVIADEDSTVLKIPAIEFENVLKSNPEFTINVLKRLARKVIRLDQNVYKNTRRKRALQNIISREDHLFPDYFVGETVRKRVSRRLEELAGSQEPVLITGETGVGKEFLAHAMYTMSSSHQRVFLFLDLLRPLTETKNNLNYCELPEENLDLTEQQMKLFFGSETREQGQSRVETPGYLELTEEGTLLVRGMEHLTPLMQNRLLFSLKNGKFKKVGALGYQNLDTRIIGTTNLDASEISAEKHPLLHWMLEHSIHVPPLRKRRKEIPALVEHYVGKYSQELHKEINKLPKETIKTLVGYSWPGNDRELATTLKRAVLLSADGVIRPQDIYFDLRRIEADGKINLLRAPTIKGAISSPLFPVIFQSAATPFFFILLVLLFLGPASPSSNVGALFSWAIGWPTMIFGAFIWARFWCSLCPMGAIGHLAKKLISFDIPFPAFLKQNSDLIIAVSAMFIIWLEIATDLRSSPFNTGLLLITILLFAVIFSIVFERQSWCRYLCPLGGMMGVLAKVSPFELRADRNVCASQCTSNECFVGTSSHEGCPFGQMAPSLRSNRFCKLCGNCVKNCPHGAINLNLRIPGREIWEMRQVGAITSFLVISMYGGLISELLETGSLYDWFYRIFMDWPDIVVFTGFFTVCIFCANSLVFLAANLSSRVTGESSRENFARFGLALLPLVLTGFMAFHLYYLINLGVYFPIVLWQTFHFSVFERMVITVPPSWTLFIQQVLILIGSLGTMVITYRLGRGKESHFSSHLIEIIPHMAVAVILTITLLYAIESFFY is encoded by the coding sequence ATGTCCGAACTAACCACCGATAATCCAGCAAATCCCGATTTCAAGGATCCATTCGCCGAATATCCCGATTCTATTCGTTCAGCTTTGTGGGGAAAGGGAAATCTTGAGTCTTTCAAACGTGGGGCTCGCATCCTGGAACCAGGCGAGACACCTCATGATGTCAGTTTTCTGGTTTCCGGAAAAGCCCAAGTCCTGGTAAGGGAACCAAATAATCCTGATATATTGGTGGACATACTTTCCGCCGGAGAGTTGATTGGTGAAATAAGCTTTTTGACAGGACTTCCCAACCCCAACAATTCTGAAGTGATTGCCGATGAAGATTCGACGGTTCTTAAAATACCCGCCATTGAATTCGAAAATGTTCTTAAGTCAAACCCGGAATTCACAATCAACGTGTTGAAGCGTCTAGCGCGCAAGGTCATAAGACTCGATCAAAACGTATACAAAAACACTAGAAGAAAAAGGGCTCTTCAGAACATCATCAGTCGGGAAGATCACCTGTTCCCGGACTATTTCGTTGGAGAAACGGTCAGGAAGCGTGTAAGCCGACGTCTTGAGGAACTTGCGGGCTCTCAGGAACCAGTCCTTATTACTGGAGAGACCGGCGTTGGGAAAGAATTCCTTGCACATGCAATGTATACAATGTCGTCCAGCCATCAGCGAGTTTTTCTTTTCCTGGATCTACTCAGACCATTAACCGAAACGAAAAATAATCTCAACTATTGTGAATTACCCGAAGAAAACCTGGATCTTACCGAACAGCAAATGAAGCTTTTCTTTGGTTCAGAAACCAGAGAGCAAGGTCAATCCCGTGTAGAAACTCCTGGATACCTGGAACTGACAGAAGAGGGAACCCTTCTTGTCCGCGGGATGGAACACCTAACACCGCTAATGCAAAACAGGTTATTGTTCTCCTTAAAGAACGGAAAATTCAAGAAAGTCGGGGCGCTTGGGTACCAAAACCTTGACACTCGAATAATCGGAACCACAAACCTGGACGCTTCGGAAATTTCTGCAGAGAAACACCCTCTTCTGCATTGGATGCTCGAGCACTCCATACATGTTCCCCCTCTGCGTAAACGAAGAAAAGAAATTCCGGCGTTAGTTGAACATTATGTCGGCAAGTACTCGCAAGAGCTTCACAAAGAAATCAACAAGTTGCCGAAGGAAACTATCAAGACTTTAGTCGGCTATTCCTGGCCGGGTAACGATAGGGAACTGGCGACAACCTTGAAGAGGGCGGTTCTACTCTCTGCCGACGGTGTAATTAGACCCCAGGACATATACTTTGACCTCAGACGTATTGAGGCTGACGGAAAGATAAATCTTCTCAGGGCGCCCACCATCAAGGGCGCCATAAGTAGCCCTCTTTTCCCCGTGATCTTTCAAAGCGCCGCAACGCCATTTTTCTTCATACTACTCGTGTTGCTCTTTCTTGGACCGGCCAGCCCTTCTTCCAATGTTGGCGCCCTGTTCAGTTGGGCCATAGGATGGCCTACAATGATTTTTGGCGCTTTCATTTGGGCGAGGTTCTGGTGCTCACTGTGTCCCATGGGCGCAATAGGGCATCTCGCGAAGAAACTGATTTCATTTGATATTCCTTTTCCAGCGTTTCTAAAACAAAATAGTGATCTGATCATCGCTGTCTCAGCCATGTTTATAATCTGGCTTGAAATAGCCACTGACCTCCGCAGTTCCCCCTTTAACACGGGATTGTTGTTGATTACCATATTGCTTTTCGCCGTAATATTCTCCATCGTTTTTGAGAGGCAATCCTGGTGCAGGTATCTGTGCCCTTTGGGTGGGATGATGGGCGTGCTGGCCAAGGTGTCACCATTTGAACTGAGAGCGGATCGAAATGTATGCGCTAGCCAGTGCACGTCCAATGAATGTTTTGTGGGCACATCATCTCATGAGGGCTGTCCATTTGGACAGATGGCCCCCTCCTTGAGAAGCAACAGGTTTTGCAAGCTTTGTGGGAATTGCGTCAAAAACTGTCCTCATGGAGCAATAAATCTCAATTTGCGTATTCCGGGCAGAGAGATCTGGGAGATGCGTCAGGTAGGAGCGATAACCTCTTTCCTCGTAATCAGCATGTATGGAGGCCTCATAAGTGAACTGTTAGAAACCGGATCCTTATATGACTGGTTTTATCGTATTTTTATGGATTGGCCCGACATAGTGGTCTTCACAGGTTTTTTTACTGTGTGCATCTTTTGCGCAAACAGCCTGGTCTTTCTCGCTGCGAACCTATCGTCACGGGTTACCGGCGAATCTTCAAGAGAAAATTTCGCGCGGTTCGGTCTCGCCTTGCTTCCTCTGGTATTGACAGGGTTTATGGCTTTCCACCTGTATTATCTCATCAACCTTGGAGTCTATTTCCCGATTGTGTTGTGGCAGACCTTTCATTTCAGCGTTTTTGAACGCATGGTAATTACTGTTCCACCTTCATGGACGCTTTTCATACAACAGGTCTTGATATTGATAGGGTCTTTAGGAACTATGGTCATTACATATAGACTGGGCCGAGGAAAAGAATCACATTTCTCTTCGCATTTGATTGAGATTATCCCACATATGGCCGTCGCTGTAATTCTCACGATTACCCTCCTTTATGCTATCGAATCTTTTTTTTATTGA